The following proteins are co-located in the Anas platyrhynchos isolate ZD024472 breed Pekin duck chromosome 1, IASCAAS_PekinDuck_T2T, whole genome shotgun sequence genome:
- the TMCC3 gene encoding transmembrane and coiled-coil domain protein 3 isoform X2, with protein sequence MQRKVERHDMNTLSLPLNIRRGGSDTNLNFDVPDGVLEFHKVKLSADSLKQKILKVTEQIKVEQTARDGNVAEYLKLVNSADKQQAGRIKQVFEKKNQKSAHSIAQLQKKLEQYHKKLKDIEQNGSSKSTKDTSKDSLKDIQHGKPRAAGHGPESSKSGVPGVSLTPPVFVFSKSREFANLIRNKFGSADNIAHLKNTLDEFRPESSSRTYGGSATIVAKPKYVSDDECSSGTSGSADSNGNTSFGPAAAGSLDSQGKLSMILEELREIKETQSQLADDIENLKTQFKRDYGFISQMLQEERYRYERLEDQLNDLTDLHQHETANLKQELASIEEKVAYQAYERSRDVQEALESCQTRVSKLELHQQEQQAQQSETVNAKVLLGKCINVILAFMTVILVCVSTIAKFIAPMMKSRFHIICTFFAVTLLAIFCKNWDHIVCAIERMIIPR encoded by the exons GTGGAAAGACATGACATGAATACTCTCAGTTTGCCCCTTAACATTCGCCGCGGAGGCTCTGACACCAATCTCAACTTTGATGTACCAGATGGGGTCCTAGAGTTTCACAAAGTCAAACTGAGTGCAGATAGCTTGAAACAGAAGATCCTCAAGGTTACAGAACAAATCAAAGTTGAACAAACAGCTCGAGATGGAAATGTGGCTGAGTATCTGAAGCTGGTAAACAGTGCGGACAAGCAACAGGCTGGGCGCATCAAACAAGTCTTTGAGAAAAAGAACCAGAAATCCGCCCACTCCATTGCTCAGCTACAGAAGAAATTAGAGCAGTATCACAAAAAATTGAAGGATATTGAACAAAACGGATCTTCCAAAAGCACTAAGGATACTTCCAAAGATAGCTTGAAGGATATTCAACATGGAAAGCCTCGTGCCGCCGGGCATGGACCAGAGAGCAGCAAGTCGGGTGTGCCGGGTGTATCCTTGACACCACCGGTCTTTGTTTTCAGCAAGTCAAGAGAGTTTGCAAATCTGATCCGAAACAAATTTGGTAGCGCAGACAACATTGCTCATCTCAAAAACACCCTCGATGAATTTCGGCCAGAATCGAGTTCTAGAACCTATGGGGGCAGTGCCACCATTGTTGCCAAACCCAAATACGTTAGTGATGATGAGTGCTCGAGTGGGACCTCTGGCTCAGCAGACAGTAACGGGAACACTTCATTTGGGCCTGCTGCGGCAGGCTCCCTGGACAGCCAAGGAAAGCTCTCCATGATTTTGGAGGAACTAAGGGAAATCAAGGAAACGCAGTCCCAATTAGCTGATGATATCgagaatttaaaaacacaatttaaaagaGACTATGGCTTTATTTCTCAAATGTTGCAGGAGGAAAGATATAG ataCGAAAGATTGGAAGACCAGTTAAATGACCTCACCGATCTTCATCAACACGAGACAGCAAACTTGAAACAAGAGCTAGCCAGCATAGAGGAAAAAGTGGCGTATCAGGCTTATGAGCGATCACGAGATGTTCAG GAAGCCTTGGAATCGTGCCAGACCCGTGTTTCGAAGCTGGAGCTCCATCAGCAAGAACAGCAGGCACAGCAATCCGAAACGGTTAATGCCAAAGTGCTCCTGGGGAAATGTATAAATGTTATCTTGGCCTTCATGACTGTCATCTTAGTGTGCGTTTCTACTATTGCAAAGTTCATTGCTCCTATGATGAAGAGCCGTTTTCATATCATCTGCACTTTTTTCGCAGTGACACTGCTGGCAATATTTTGTAAAAACTGGGATCATATCGTTTGTGCCATAGAAAGGATGATTATACCAAGATGA
- the TMCC3 gene encoding transmembrane and coiled-coil domain protein 3 isoform X1, with amino-acid sequence MPGSDTALAVDRTYSDPERHRRRKTRVERHDMNTLSLPLNIRRGGSDTNLNFDVPDGVLEFHKVKLSADSLKQKILKVTEQIKVEQTARDGNVAEYLKLVNSADKQQAGRIKQVFEKKNQKSAHSIAQLQKKLEQYHKKLKDIEQNGSSKSTKDTSKDSLKDIQHGKPRAAGHGPESSKSGVPGVSLTPPVFVFSKSREFANLIRNKFGSADNIAHLKNTLDEFRPESSSRTYGGSATIVAKPKYVSDDECSSGTSGSADSNGNTSFGPAAAGSLDSQGKLSMILEELREIKETQSQLADDIENLKTQFKRDYGFISQMLQEERYRYERLEDQLNDLTDLHQHETANLKQELASIEEKVAYQAYERSRDVQEALESCQTRVSKLELHQQEQQAQQSETVNAKVLLGKCINVILAFMTVILVCVSTIAKFIAPMMKSRFHIICTFFAVTLLAIFCKNWDHIVCAIERMIIPR; translated from the exons GTGGAAAGACATGACATGAATACTCTCAGTTTGCCCCTTAACATTCGCCGCGGAGGCTCTGACACCAATCTCAACTTTGATGTACCAGATGGGGTCCTAGAGTTTCACAAAGTCAAACTGAGTGCAGATAGCTTGAAACAGAAGATCCTCAAGGTTACAGAACAAATCAAAGTTGAACAAACAGCTCGAGATGGAAATGTGGCTGAGTATCTGAAGCTGGTAAACAGTGCGGACAAGCAACAGGCTGGGCGCATCAAACAAGTCTTTGAGAAAAAGAACCAGAAATCCGCCCACTCCATTGCTCAGCTACAGAAGAAATTAGAGCAGTATCACAAAAAATTGAAGGATATTGAACAAAACGGATCTTCCAAAAGCACTAAGGATACTTCCAAAGATAGCTTGAAGGATATTCAACATGGAAAGCCTCGTGCCGCCGGGCATGGACCAGAGAGCAGCAAGTCGGGTGTGCCGGGTGTATCCTTGACACCACCGGTCTTTGTTTTCAGCAAGTCAAGAGAGTTTGCAAATCTGATCCGAAACAAATTTGGTAGCGCAGACAACATTGCTCATCTCAAAAACACCCTCGATGAATTTCGGCCAGAATCGAGTTCTAGAACCTATGGGGGCAGTGCCACCATTGTTGCCAAACCCAAATACGTTAGTGATGATGAGTGCTCGAGTGGGACCTCTGGCTCAGCAGACAGTAACGGGAACACTTCATTTGGGCCTGCTGCGGCAGGCTCCCTGGACAGCCAAGGAAAGCTCTCCATGATTTTGGAGGAACTAAGGGAAATCAAGGAAACGCAGTCCCAATTAGCTGATGATATCgagaatttaaaaacacaatttaaaagaGACTATGGCTTTATTTCTCAAATGTTGCAGGAGGAAAGATATAG ataCGAAAGATTGGAAGACCAGTTAAATGACCTCACCGATCTTCATCAACACGAGACAGCAAACTTGAAACAAGAGCTAGCCAGCATAGAGGAAAAAGTGGCGTATCAGGCTTATGAGCGATCACGAGATGTTCAG GAAGCCTTGGAATCGTGCCAGACCCGTGTTTCGAAGCTGGAGCTCCATCAGCAAGAACAGCAGGCACAGCAATCCGAAACGGTTAATGCCAAAGTGCTCCTGGGGAAATGTATAAATGTTATCTTGGCCTTCATGACTGTCATCTTAGTGTGCGTTTCTACTATTGCAAAGTTCATTGCTCCTATGATGAAGAGCCGTTTTCATATCATCTGCACTTTTTTCGCAGTGACACTGCTGGCAATATTTTGTAAAAACTGGGATCATATCGTTTGTGCCATAGAAAGGATGATTATACCAAGATGA
- the TMCC3 gene encoding transmembrane and coiled-coil domain protein 3 isoform X3: protein MNTLSLPLNIRRGGSDTNLNFDVPDGVLEFHKVKLSADSLKQKILKVTEQIKVEQTARDGNVAEYLKLVNSADKQQAGRIKQVFEKKNQKSAHSIAQLQKKLEQYHKKLKDIEQNGSSKSTKDTSKDSLKDIQHGKPRAAGHGPESSKSGVPGVSLTPPVFVFSKSREFANLIRNKFGSADNIAHLKNTLDEFRPESSSRTYGGSATIVAKPKYVSDDECSSGTSGSADSNGNTSFGPAAAGSLDSQGKLSMILEELREIKETQSQLADDIENLKTQFKRDYGFISQMLQEERYRYERLEDQLNDLTDLHQHETANLKQELASIEEKVAYQAYERSRDVQEALESCQTRVSKLELHQQEQQAQQSETVNAKVLLGKCINVILAFMTVILVCVSTIAKFIAPMMKSRFHIICTFFAVTLLAIFCKNWDHIVCAIERMIIPR from the exons ATGAATACTCTCAGTTTGCCCCTTAACATTCGCCGCGGAGGCTCTGACACCAATCTCAACTTTGATGTACCAGATGGGGTCCTAGAGTTTCACAAAGTCAAACTGAGTGCAGATAGCTTGAAACAGAAGATCCTCAAGGTTACAGAACAAATCAAAGTTGAACAAACAGCTCGAGATGGAAATGTGGCTGAGTATCTGAAGCTGGTAAACAGTGCGGACAAGCAACAGGCTGGGCGCATCAAACAAGTCTTTGAGAAAAAGAACCAGAAATCCGCCCACTCCATTGCTCAGCTACAGAAGAAATTAGAGCAGTATCACAAAAAATTGAAGGATATTGAACAAAACGGATCTTCCAAAAGCACTAAGGATACTTCCAAAGATAGCTTGAAGGATATTCAACATGGAAAGCCTCGTGCCGCCGGGCATGGACCAGAGAGCAGCAAGTCGGGTGTGCCGGGTGTATCCTTGACACCACCGGTCTTTGTTTTCAGCAAGTCAAGAGAGTTTGCAAATCTGATCCGAAACAAATTTGGTAGCGCAGACAACATTGCTCATCTCAAAAACACCCTCGATGAATTTCGGCCAGAATCGAGTTCTAGAACCTATGGGGGCAGTGCCACCATTGTTGCCAAACCCAAATACGTTAGTGATGATGAGTGCTCGAGTGGGACCTCTGGCTCAGCAGACAGTAACGGGAACACTTCATTTGGGCCTGCTGCGGCAGGCTCCCTGGACAGCCAAGGAAAGCTCTCCATGATTTTGGAGGAACTAAGGGAAATCAAGGAAACGCAGTCCCAATTAGCTGATGATATCgagaatttaaaaacacaatttaaaagaGACTATGGCTTTATTTCTCAAATGTTGCAGGAGGAAAGATATAG ataCGAAAGATTGGAAGACCAGTTAAATGACCTCACCGATCTTCATCAACACGAGACAGCAAACTTGAAACAAGAGCTAGCCAGCATAGAGGAAAAAGTGGCGTATCAGGCTTATGAGCGATCACGAGATGTTCAG GAAGCCTTGGAATCGTGCCAGACCCGTGTTTCGAAGCTGGAGCTCCATCAGCAAGAACAGCAGGCACAGCAATCCGAAACGGTTAATGCCAAAGTGCTCCTGGGGAAATGTATAAATGTTATCTTGGCCTTCATGACTGTCATCTTAGTGTGCGTTTCTACTATTGCAAAGTTCATTGCTCCTATGATGAAGAGCCGTTTTCATATCATCTGCACTTTTTTCGCAGTGACACTGCTGGCAATATTTTGTAAAAACTGGGATCATATCGTTTGTGCCATAGAAAGGATGATTATACCAAGATGA